One window of Caldisericia bacterium genomic DNA carries:
- a CDS encoding cation diffusion facilitator family transporter, whose translation MREKVINYIIKIFKLNKGDYFKKFGIFEGILSSILNFIIFLIKYLYSISLDSISLKADAFHTLSDILTSIMVIIGFYLASKKPDKRHPFGHGRIEKIISILMSILLIYVGFEFFINSYKRFKNPIKIDVNLFIITLLLITILIKEFLTFVSFELSKKINSSSLKADAWHHRSDAIATFFIILGFITFKYGLYFLDGVFGMGVSALIIYTGISIMFESSSFLIGEEPSENLINKIKEISYKFDFVEDVHHIHIHDYGNQIEITFHVKLKGDKTLNEVHEKISLIEKEVEKEIKNSNVTIHAEPI comes from the coding sequence ATGAGAGAAAAGGTTATTAATTATATAATTAAAATTTTTAAACTCAACAAAGGTGACTACTTTAAAAAGTTTGGAATATTTGAAGGAATTTTATCTTCAATATTAAATTTTATTATTTTTTTAATTAAATATTTATATAGTATATCTTTAGATTCGATATCTTTAAAGGCAGACGCCTTCCATACACTTTCTGATATTTTAACATCTATTATGGTAATAATTGGATTTTATTTAGCATCAAAAAAACCTGACAAAAGACATCCGTTTGGTCATGGAAGAATTGAAAAAATTATCTCAATTTTAATGTCCATTTTATTAATTTATGTTGGGTTTGAATTTTTTATAAATTCATATAAAAGATTCAAGAACCCAATAAAAATTGATGTAAATTTATTTATAATAACATTATTATTAATTACAATATTGATAAAAGAATTTTTAACTTTTGTTTCATTTGAATTAAGTAAAAAAATTAATTCATCTTCTTTAAAGGCTGATGCTTGGCACCACAGAAGTGATGCAATAGCAACATTTTTTATTATTTTAGGTTTTATAACCTTTAAATATGGTTTATATTTTCTTGACGGTGTTTTTGGAATGGGAGTCTCAGCATTAATTATTTATACTGGGATATCAATAATGTTTGAATCGAGTAGTTTTTTAATTGGTGAGGAACCATCAGAAAATTTAATTAATAAAATAAAAGAAATTTCTTATAAATTTGATTTTGTTGAAGATGTTCATCATATTCATATTCATGATTATGGAAATCAAATTGAGATAACTTTTCATGTTAAGTTAAAAGGTGATAAAACACTTAATGAGGTTCATGAAAAAATTAGTTTAATTGAAAAAGAAGTTGAAAAAGAGATTAAAAATTCAAATGTAACAATTCACGCTGAACCAATTTAA
- the rpsL gene encoding 30S ribosomal protein S12: MPTINQLIRNPREKVISKSRSKDLEGNPFKRGVCIKVYTTTPKKPNSALRKVAKVRLSNGREVIAYIPGVGHNLQEHSVVLVRGGRVKDLPGVRYHIVRGVYDCAGVEGRKQGRSKYGAKRPKKVGGE, from the coding sequence ATGCCAACAATTAATCAATTAATAAGAAATCCGAGAGAAAAGGTTATAAGTAAATCTCGTTCAAAGGATTTGGAAGGAAATCCTTTTAAGAGAGGTGTTTGTATAAAAGTATATACAACTACTCCTAAAAAACCTAATTCTGCTTTAAGAAAAGTTGCGAAAGTTAGACTTTCTAATGGAAGAGAAGTTATTGCTTATATCCCAGGAGTTGGACATAACCTCCAAGAACATTCTGTTGTTCTTGTAAGAGGAGGAAGAGTGAAGGATTTACCTGGTGTAAGATACCATATTGTTAGAGGAGTTTATGATTGTGCAGGAGTTGAAGGAAGAAAACAAGGTAGATCAAAATATGGTGCTAAGAGACCTAAAAAAGTAGGAGGTGAGTAG
- the rpsG gene encoding 30S ribosomal protein S7: MPRKGPVKPREIEPDLVYGSVLVHKLINKVMIGGKKEKARKIVYSALKIVEEKTGKRGDVVLQEVLEKARPLVELKPRRVGGATYQIPVEVEPQRGIKIALKWLVKFARERGEKTMIERLAKEMLDILSDQGATMKKREETHKMAEANRAFAHFRW; this comes from the coding sequence GTGCCAAGGAAAGGACCTGTTAAACCAAGAGAAATTGAACCAGATTTAGTTTATGGAAGTGTTTTAGTTCATAAACTAATTAATAAAGTAATGATTGGTGGAAAAAAGGAAAAGGCAAGAAAGATAGTTTATTCTGCTTTAAAGATTGTAGAAGAAAAAACCGGTAAAAGAGGAGATGTTGTTTTACAAGAGGTATTAGAAAAAGCAAGGCCTCTTGTGGAATTAAAACCAAGAAGAGTTGGTGGAGCAACTTATCAAATTCCAGTTGAAGTGGAACCTCAAAGAGGAATTAAAATTGCATTAAAATGGTTAGTTAAATTTGCAAGAGAAAGAGGCGAAAAGACAATGATAGAAAGATTAGCAAAAGAGATGCTTGATATTCTTTCAGATCAAGGAGCAACAATGAAGAAGAGAGAAGAAACCCACAAGATGGCCGAAGCAAACAGAGCATTTGCTCACTTTAGGTGGTAA